One window of the Triticum dicoccoides isolate Atlit2015 ecotype Zavitan chromosome 3B, WEW_v2.0, whole genome shotgun sequence genome contains the following:
- the LOC119275301 gene encoding cold and drought-regulated protein CORA-like: protein MGGGHDMHGSPNGGVKGFVSSLVGGGKGHGYGSSYGQGHGYGGGHVQGYQQGYGGHGQSYEHGYGGHAQHGHGGYEHGYGGGHVQQGHGHGYGGHGQQHGYGGGHAQLGYPPAAGAYPPHGGYQAHGYAPAAYPSHGAHQGHMGSYHTGHGGGHHHGGKYHGGKYNGGKHGSKWIR, encoded by the exons ATGGGTGGAGGCCACGACATGCACGGCAGCCCCAACGGCGGCGTGAAGGGCTTCGTGTCCAGCCTCGTCGGCGGCGGCAAAGGCCACGGCTACGGGTCATCATACGGCCAGGggcacggctacggcggcggccatGTACAGGGCTACCAGCAGGGATACGGCGGGCATGGACAGAGCTACGAGCACGGTTACGGCGGACATGCGCAGCACGGACACGGCGGCTACGAGCATGGGTATGGCGGCGGGCATGTGCAGCAGGGACACGGGCACGGGTACGGCGGACACGGGCAGCAGCACGGATACGGCGGCGGCCACGCGCAGCTCGGGTACCCTCCCGCTGCCGGCGCCTACCCTCCGCACGGGGGCTACCAGGCGCACGGCTACGCGCCGGCGGCCTACCCTTCTCACGGGGCGCACCAGG GTCACATGGGATCGTACCACACCGGGCATGGCGGCGGGCACCACCACGGCGGCAAGTACCACGGCGGCAAGTACAACGGCGGCAAGCACGGCAGTAAGTGGATCAGGTGA